One window of the Hoplias malabaricus isolate fHopMal1 chromosome Y, fHopMal1.hap1, whole genome shotgun sequence genome contains the following:
- the LOC136678683 gene encoding centrosomal protein POC5-like isoform X1: MSSDGEPNSPHLPRDSDRGSSVSSELQDEYEELLRFAVVTPKYEPSLPSQLKGSSILSQSAQNSKLMDNGRSREHEYMSENGRQTPMNEVISARPTPQLMGSRPQSQMSEALSSGVEMAARSERESERHSESDRSGKTTPDLVTTSLTEMFISEENLNKMENILDTWSNNLKSNVMMELRKWKLAFMEQHRLEMKNEREKHAAHLAGITSEMDSLKDLIKTYQLSNQRKDEVIANLTRAADRQRERLELMRSFTQWRIKQCAAKEEAQAGRLAEQHYQLQLKKKVWAAWHSLIQKDWRERVEMACRARAEDICLELSADYEAKMLEHGDALQKAQAEIQRLHRERECYEESMKKAFMRGVCALNIEALSMFQTGDTGRQERDAPHSGDDPSSMANRPLRTASSARLSPIVMESPLPHAPSRNNAEDTEAVRDWRTLQGQEQISSRPGSSTAANRAEAATSTVVVNSALPQGGSTSSHRQATARVVTAGQQKASKTVTARISGRSELTKTSRPPSNLHVMGVAPPMSSVIVERHHPVTQLTVGQATAAKFPRPAVQSQTVPSTKSSSSQPRGHSAFHIHSIKVVD, from the exons ATGTCTTCAGATGGAGAACCCAATAGTCCACACCTGCCCAGAGACTCAGACAGAGGCAGCTCAGTGTCCTCTGAACTTCAA GATGAGTATGAAGAACTTCTTCGCTTTGCTGTGGTCACTCCTAAATATGAGCCAAGTCTTCCATCACAGTTAAAGGGTAGCTCTATTCTTTCCCAAAGTGCCCAGAATTCCAAATTAATGGATAATGGAAGATCTCGGGAACATGAAT ACATGAGTGAAAATGGGAGACAGACGCCTATGAATGAGGTGATTTCAGCCAGGCCTACTCCACAGTTAATGGGTTCCAGACCACAAAGTCAAATGTCTGAAG CATTGTCCTCAGGAGTGGAGATGGCAGCCAGGTCTgaaagagagtcagagagacatTCTGAGTCAGACAGATCTGGGAAGACAACCCCAGATCTTGTGACTACTTCACTAACCGAGATGTTCATCTCTGAGGAGAACCTGAACAAGATGGAGAACATTCTGGACACCTGGAGTAACAATTTGAAG AGTAATGTGATGATGGAGTTAAGGAAATGGAAGCTGGCTTTTATGGAGCAGCACAGACTGGAGATGAAGAACGAGAGGGAAAAACATGCTGCTCATCTAGCAGGCATTACTTCAGAGATGGACAGTCTCAAAGACCTGATCAAGACCTATCAGCTCTCCAATCAGAGGAAAGATGAG GTGATAGCGAATCTCACGCGAGCAGCTGACAGGCAGCGGGAGCGGCTGGAGCTTATGAGGAGCTTCACCCAGTGGAGGATCAAACAGTGCGCTGCCAAAGAAGAG GCTCAGGCGGGCAGGCTGGCAGAGCAGCATTATCAGCTGCAGCTGAAGAAGAAGGTGTGGGCTGCCTGGCACTCACTTATCCAGAaagactggagagagagagtggagatgGCTTGCCGAGCCCGAGCTGAGGACATCTGTCTGGAACTATCTGCAGATTATGAAGCCAAGATGTTGGAG CATGGAGATGCCCTACAGAAAGCCCAGGCTGAAATCCAAAGgttacatagagagagagaatgctatGAAGAATCCATGAAAAAAGCTTTTATGCGTGGTGTCTGTGCACTCAACATCGAGGCTCTCAGCATGTTCCAGACTGGAGATACAGGCAGACAGGAGCGAG ATGCTCCACACTCAGGAGATGACCCTAGCTCAATGGCTAACCGTCCACTCCGGACTGCATCTTCGGCGCGCCTTAGCCCAATTGTCATGGAGTCTCCCTTACCTCACGCCCCGTCACGCAATAATGCAGAAGACACAGAAGCAGTACGAGACTGGAGAACACTACAGGGACAg GAGCAGATCAGCTCTCGGCCTGGTTCTAGTACAGCAGCAAACAGGGCAGAGGCAGCAACCTCCACAGTGGTAGTAAACAGTGCTTTACCACAAGGAGGCAGCACAAGCTCCCATAGAcag GCAACTGCACGGGTAGTAACAGCCGGTCAGCAGAAAGCTTCAAAGACTGTGACAGCACGCATAAGCGGACGCTCTGAGCTAACCAAGACCAGCCGCCCCCCAAGCAACCTGCACGTGATGGGTGTGGCCCCACCCATGAGCTCTGTCATTGTAGAAAGACACCACCCTGTCACTCAG CTCACAGTTGGCCAGGCGACAGCAGCCAAGTTCCCTCGCCCTGCTGTGCAGAGTCAGACTGTGCCCAGCACTAAGAGCTCATCCAGCCAACCCAGGGGACACTCTGCATTTCATATCCACTCCATTAAAGTAGTGGACTAA
- the LOC136678683 gene encoding centrosomal protein POC5-like isoform X2, whose product MSSDGEPNSPHLPRDSDRGSSVSSELQDEYEELLRFAVVTPKYEPSLPSQLKGSSILSQSAQNSKLMDNGRSREHEYMSENGRQTPMNEVISARPTPQLMGSRPQSQMSEGVEMAARSERESERHSESDRSGKTTPDLVTTSLTEMFISEENLNKMENILDTWSNNLKSNVMMELRKWKLAFMEQHRLEMKNEREKHAAHLAGITSEMDSLKDLIKTYQLSNQRKDEVIANLTRAADRQRERLELMRSFTQWRIKQCAAKEEAQAGRLAEQHYQLQLKKKVWAAWHSLIQKDWRERVEMACRARAEDICLELSADYEAKMLEHGDALQKAQAEIQRLHRERECYEESMKKAFMRGVCALNIEALSMFQTGDTGRQERDAPHSGDDPSSMANRPLRTASSARLSPIVMESPLPHAPSRNNAEDTEAVRDWRTLQGQEQISSRPGSSTAANRAEAATSTVVVNSALPQGGSTSSHRQATARVVTAGQQKASKTVTARISGRSELTKTSRPPSNLHVMGVAPPMSSVIVERHHPVTQLTVGQATAAKFPRPAVQSQTVPSTKSSSSQPRGHSAFHIHSIKVVD is encoded by the exons ATGTCTTCAGATGGAGAACCCAATAGTCCACACCTGCCCAGAGACTCAGACAGAGGCAGCTCAGTGTCCTCTGAACTTCAA GATGAGTATGAAGAACTTCTTCGCTTTGCTGTGGTCACTCCTAAATATGAGCCAAGTCTTCCATCACAGTTAAAGGGTAGCTCTATTCTTTCCCAAAGTGCCCAGAATTCCAAATTAATGGATAATGGAAGATCTCGGGAACATGAAT ACATGAGTGAAAATGGGAGACAGACGCCTATGAATGAGGTGATTTCAGCCAGGCCTACTCCACAGTTAATGGGTTCCAGACCACAAAGTCAAATGTCTGAAG GAGTGGAGATGGCAGCCAGGTCTgaaagagagtcagagagacatTCTGAGTCAGACAGATCTGGGAAGACAACCCCAGATCTTGTGACTACTTCACTAACCGAGATGTTCATCTCTGAGGAGAACCTGAACAAGATGGAGAACATTCTGGACACCTGGAGTAACAATTTGAAG AGTAATGTGATGATGGAGTTAAGGAAATGGAAGCTGGCTTTTATGGAGCAGCACAGACTGGAGATGAAGAACGAGAGGGAAAAACATGCTGCTCATCTAGCAGGCATTACTTCAGAGATGGACAGTCTCAAAGACCTGATCAAGACCTATCAGCTCTCCAATCAGAGGAAAGATGAG GTGATAGCGAATCTCACGCGAGCAGCTGACAGGCAGCGGGAGCGGCTGGAGCTTATGAGGAGCTTCACCCAGTGGAGGATCAAACAGTGCGCTGCCAAAGAAGAG GCTCAGGCGGGCAGGCTGGCAGAGCAGCATTATCAGCTGCAGCTGAAGAAGAAGGTGTGGGCTGCCTGGCACTCACTTATCCAGAaagactggagagagagagtggagatgGCTTGCCGAGCCCGAGCTGAGGACATCTGTCTGGAACTATCTGCAGATTATGAAGCCAAGATGTTGGAG CATGGAGATGCCCTACAGAAAGCCCAGGCTGAAATCCAAAGgttacatagagagagagaatgctatGAAGAATCCATGAAAAAAGCTTTTATGCGTGGTGTCTGTGCACTCAACATCGAGGCTCTCAGCATGTTCCAGACTGGAGATACAGGCAGACAGGAGCGAG ATGCTCCACACTCAGGAGATGACCCTAGCTCAATGGCTAACCGTCCACTCCGGACTGCATCTTCGGCGCGCCTTAGCCCAATTGTCATGGAGTCTCCCTTACCTCACGCCCCGTCACGCAATAATGCAGAAGACACAGAAGCAGTACGAGACTGGAGAACACTACAGGGACAg GAGCAGATCAGCTCTCGGCCTGGTTCTAGTACAGCAGCAAACAGGGCAGAGGCAGCAACCTCCACAGTGGTAGTAAACAGTGCTTTACCACAAGGAGGCAGCACAAGCTCCCATAGAcag GCAACTGCACGGGTAGTAACAGCCGGTCAGCAGAAAGCTTCAAAGACTGTGACAGCACGCATAAGCGGACGCTCTGAGCTAACCAAGACCAGCCGCCCCCCAAGCAACCTGCACGTGATGGGTGTGGCCCCACCCATGAGCTCTGTCATTGTAGAAAGACACCACCCTGTCACTCAG CTCACAGTTGGCCAGGCGACAGCAGCCAAGTTCCCTCGCCCTGCTGTGCAGAGTCAGACTGTGCCCAGCACTAAGAGCTCATCCAGCCAACCCAGGGGACACTCTGCATTTCATATCCACTCCATTAAAGTAGTGGACTAA
- the LOC136678684 gene encoding ankyrin repeat and death domain-containing protein 1B-like yields MEERVLALKGKIMKHPMLKKENLNPKTWVKSEQVKSFTDFILQKEPEVDNGFDNVEMLLETEKEYIEAAKRNDVEAMKLLGRGVNVNAKNVHHRTALHYAVACRNVEAVDVLLRRRAKLDLQDKYGVSAVHLAAWFGSLEILKLLVQAGADQRIENMQGMNMMHCAAINGHTEIMEYIVVDLQMKELDKTDHHGNRPFTLAAEHGCVKMLQLLMEEPYNMATMEENKNGDTPLHLAAKNGQLEAVKLLLDKFEIRNEVNYAGETALFLAAVGNHEECLLTLLEAGCNPNILTINRTSPLHAVCENGFTPLVKILINNGAQMSDQNQHLQTPFHLAVKSCYIPVIHSLLECGCDTDITDHLGQTALHIAAEMGKVDVVEMILKACVDMEIKDRQGKTALGVAARADAVIIVDMIMKAERYFSWLRANPGANETLHDEFPLTFKPDRRGETTQVRDLIWRLAYSLLKRNEWKKLAEHWGFSEQQVAAIEEQWTGPSSYQEHGNRMLLIWLHGVTVAQKSPAKELYEGLVSVGNTKMAEKLRMEGEDHGNRKCVIS; encoded by the exons ATGGAGGAGAGAGTTCTAGCTCTGAAAGGAAAGATTATGAAGCATCCCatgctaaaaaaagaaaacctcaACCCTAAAACATGGGTGAAATCAGAGCAAGTCAAAAGCTTTACAGATTTCATTCTTCAGAAGGAGCCAGAGGTAGACAACGGTTTTGATAATGTGGAAATGT TGTTAGAGACTGAGAAAGAATACATTGAAGCAGCAAAGAGGAACGATGTGGAAGCCATGAAGCTTTTAGGAAGAGGTGTGAACGTTAATGCAAAAAACGTG CACCATCGAACAGCCCTTCATTATGCTGTGGCCTGCAGAAATGTTGAGGCAGTGGATGTACTCCTCAGAAGGAGAGCAAAGCTGGATCTACAAGACAAG TATGGAGTAAGTGCTGTTCACTTGGCAGCATGGTTTGGCAGTTTGGAAATCCTGAAATTACTTGTCCAAGCTGGAGCAGATCAAAGGATTGAAAACATG CAAGGGATGAACATGATGCACTGTGCTGCCATTAATGGTCACACTGAAATTATGGAGTACATAGTGGTTGACCTTCAAATGAAAGAGCTGGACAAAACAGACCAT CATGGGAATAGGCCCTTTACTTTGGCAGCGGAGCATGGCTGTGTGAAAATGCTGCAGTTGCTGATGGAGGAGCCTTACAATATGGCCACTATGGAGGAAAACAAG aacgGTGACACACCTTTACACCTTGCTGCCAAAAATGGTCAACTAGAAGCTGTGAAGCTGCTGCTGGACAAATTTGAAATCAGAAATGAAGTAAATTAT GCTGGGGAGACAGCCCTGTTTTTAGCTGCAGTGGGAAATCATGAGGAGTGTCTTCTCACTTTGCTCGAAGCTGGCTGCAACCCAAACATCCTCACTATT AACAGAACCAGCCCTCTGCATGCTGTGTGTGAAAATGGTTTTACACCTTTGGTGAAGATCCTTATTAATAATGGTGCACAGATGAGTGATCAAAATCAG catTTGCAGACACCATTTCACCTGGCTGTAAAGAGCTGCTATATTCCAGTGATACATTCACTCCTGGAGTGTGGCTGCGACACAGATATCACAGATCAT CTGGGTCAGACAGCCCTCCACATTGCAGCAGAAATGGGGAAGGTGGACGTGGTGGAGATGATTCTGAAAGCTTGTGTGGACATGGAGATCAAAGACAGG CAGGGGAAAACAGCCTTGGGAGTGGCAGCCAGAGCTGATGCAGTGATCATCGTAGACATGATTATGAAAGCTGAACGATATTTCAGCTGGTTAAGA GCCAATCCAGGAGCTAATGAGACCCTTCATGATGAATTTCCGCTGACGTTTAAGCCCGACCGCCGTGGCGAGACTACGCAGGTCCGAGATCTCATTTGGAGGCTGGCGTACAGCCTCCTGAAGCGGAATGAGTGGAAGAAGCTTGCAGAGCACTGGGGCTTCTCTGAGCAGCAGGTGGCTGCCATTGAGGAGCAGTGGACAG GTCCCAGCAGTTACCAGGAGCATGGAAACAGGATGTTACTTATTTGGCTCCATGGAGTGACTGTAGCACAGAAAAGTCCAGCCAAAGAGCTCTATGAGGGACTAGTTTCTGTTGGGAATACCAAGATGGCAG AAAAATTAAGAATGGAGGGAGAGGACCATGGCAACCGGAAATGTGTGATTTCATGA